A section of the Humulus lupulus chromosome 2, drHumLupu1.1, whole genome shotgun sequence genome encodes:
- the LOC133818477 gene encoding uncharacterized protein LOC133818477: MENIEHKQVEVKGLKLHVAEIGSGPKVVVFLHGFPEIWYTWRYQMIAVANKGYRAIAFDFRGYGLSDQPLEPEKATFQDLIDDVIGLLDSLAINKAFLVGKDFGAIPAYLVAAIHPERVSGVVTLGIPYILPGPNSIQNHLLPEGFYITRWQELGRAEADFGRFDVKSVIRNIYTLFSRSEVPVANENQEIMDLFDPSTPLPSWFSEEDLSAYASLYEKSGFRYALQVPYRTLSVDIGISDPKVNAPALLIMGEKDYCLKFPGMEDYIRSGTVKQLVPDLDIIFAEEGCHFVHEQLPEMANQLIITFLDKHSTNL, from the exons ATGGAAAACATCGAGCACAAGCAAGTGGAAGTGAAAGGACTAAAGCTTCATGTAGCCGAAATTGGAAGTG GTCCAAAAGTGGTGGTGTTCTTGCATGGGTTCCCAGAAATATGGTACACTTGGAGGTACCAAATGATAGCAGTGGCCAACAAAGGCTACCGTGCCATAGCCTTCGATTTCAGAGGCTATGGACTCTCAGATCAACCACTAGAGCCTGAGAAAGCAACTTTCCAAGATCTTATAGATGATGTCATTGGCCTTTTGGATTCCCTTGCCATCAACAAG gcTTTTTTAGTGGGAAAAGATTTTGGAGCTATTCCAGCGTACTTAGTGGCCGCAATTCACCCAGAAAGGGTATCTGGAGTTGTAACACTAGGTATTCCTTACATTCTTCCAGGTCCCAATTCTATCCAAAACCATCTCCTTCCTGAGGGATTCTATATCACAAGATGGCAG GAACTGGGGCGAGCAGAAGCAGATTTTGGGCGGTTTGATGTGAAGTCTGTGATTAGAAACATCTACACCCTCTTCTCAAGAAGTGAGGTCCCAGTAGCTAATGAAAACCAAGAAATCATGGACTTGTTTGATCCATCTACTCCTCTACCATCTTGGTTCTCTGAGGAAGACCTCTCAGCCTATGCTTCCCTCTATGAGAAGTCTGGCTTTCGTTATGCTTTGCAGGTTCCATACAG GACTTTGTCAGTGGATATTGGTATAAGTGATCCGAAAGTGAATGCACCGGCGTTACTAATCATGGGTGAGAAGGACTATTGCTTGAAATTTCCAGGAATGGAAGACTACATAAGGAGTGGGACAGTGAAGCAACTTGTGCCTGATTTGGATATCATTTTCGCGGAAGAAGGTTGCCATTTTGTGCATGAACAACTACCAGAGATGGCTAATCAACTCATCATAACTTTCCTTGATAAACATAGTACTAATCTCTAA